The DNA segment TGTTGGATAACCTGAGTGATTTGCCCTTCAGTATCACGGCTGATGACCTGACAGTACTCGTTATCGGCACCATAAGGATTACTCGAGTTATAACATTCGGCCAGAATATCCTCGTTGCTTAATGAACCAATGGCATCGGTGACTTTAATATCGTAATAATCAACCGCCAGATTAAAGCCTTCGAGGAAGGCTGGCGCCATAGTAAAGCCTAAGGTATAGGTATCCGCAGTTTCCTCGGTGAGGTTTTCGTTACCAGCGTTCGGCGAATATTTAGAACCACCTTCATCCTCAAAGACACCGTTAGTCGCAATTGCGGCTGCAATACCAGGATCTTGGCGGCAACTATCATGCCCAGCCCCAGTTGAGGTTGCAGTTACCCCATCACAAATATCGCGAATACTGTCGTAATCTCCACGGGGTGGAGAAATCAGTTCTGTAATATTCGGCGCACGTTGTGAGCGAGAGTAGTTAGCACGTAGGGCATAGTTGGCAATAGGCTCCCACAGGAGCCCCGCGCGATAGCTAGACATTAAGTCGATGTTTTTCTGGCTGTAATCCGCTAAACGCAATGACACGTCTAGGTCGAGCTTATTAGCAAAAGCCTCATCCCTTAACAAAGGAAGATTCGCTTCACCAAAGGCTTCCCATACGGTTACATCCCCTTCGAATGGCGGCACGTCGTTAAAGGTAATCGCATCGCCACGCATCGCTTTATCGGTATCGACGGCTTGAGTATCACGGCGATACTCGACCCCGAATGCTGACTGCACGCCACCAGCCGGTAATTCAAACAATTCACCCGAGATAAATCCTAGGGCATTGAATTGCGTGATATCCGTGTTGATATAGGGATTGGCGCGAATATAGTCCGCCCCTTCCTTACTGATTGAACCTTCCCCAAAGATATTGACGGGAACACAGCCCTCGGCTCTAGCCTCTTCACTGGCACATTGGATAGTCACACCATCGGCGGCGTATTCAGCATCCAAGGCATATTGCAGACGACGAATACTGATCTCATTGCTGCGGCGCTGACGCTGTTCAAACTTACCGTAACCCAGTGAGGCATCCCAGGTCCAAGTTTCAAATAGGTTGCCCTGCAATCCCGCCCAAGTACGCAAAGTAGTGCGCTCGTTATCGCTCTCAACGGGGCCAACCTCTTGGAAGCGGCGATCCCAAGTGATGCTCTTGCCAGCTGTCGCGGCAATTTCGGCAGGCACATAAGGATTGTTTGGTGAAATACTGCCCGCAGCAATAGTACCAGGTAGACCCGTCACAGGGTCGATATAGAGTTCAGCGTCGTTATAGTCTTGGCCTTCGGCATCGGTACGACGAAACGCATTATTGCGGCTAAACTGCACTTGCACATTCGCGCGCACATCGTCGCTGAGGTCATAATTCATTTTGACCGCAGCGGCCAAGGTATCCTCGGGGACCTTTAATAAACCTGTGGTGTAACCGTTATAACCATCACGCTCTTCTTTAAAGTCGGTTTTAAGCTCGGTGCCATCGTACCACCAAGAGTTTGATTTAAAGCGGCCACCGACGATGTCATTACTGCGCTCGCGCCAGTCGTCTCGGGTAATATCGCGCATACACTGGTCGCCATCGACAGTGTTCATGGCATTACACATTTGCTTTTCATCGTAGGCAAAACTTGACTCATACAGGGCTCTTTCCCTGTCGGTCGCAAATAAGCCATGTTGTTTATCGTAAGTCGCACTGGCGAATATATAACCTTTATCGCCATTGAAATCAGTGCCATAACCTACATCGACTGTGGTTTCACGACCACCACCTTCGGTGGTTTCACCGCCACGTGCGTTAATCTCAAAGCCTGTCTTGTTCTGCTGAGTGATAATGTTCACCACCCCGGCAATCGCATCGGAACCATAAACAGCCGACGCCCCGCCGGTAATGATTTCGACCTTATCGACCATAGCGGCAGGAATCGTGCTTAAGCTGACATAGTTACCGCTGTAACTGTTTGATACTACGCGGCGACCATCGATCAAGGTCAGGGTGCGATCCGTTCCTAAGTCACGTAAATCAATGGTTGAAAGACCCGTATTTTGCACGCTCGATTGGCTATTTGTACTGCTCACGCCTTCCGACAACGCTGGAATTTGATCAACTAAAATATCCGCCAATGAGCCAATACCGCTATCGGCGATATCTTTCGCATCTAAGCCCTGCAATGGAGTGCTAAGGGAAAAGCTGTCGCGCTTAATCCGCGAGCCCGTGACTGTGACTTTTTCGATGCTTTCTTGCTTATCCGCTACCTCGACTTCAACCCGATTAGCGCTCTCATTCACCGCATTCACTTCAATTGGATCGGCAGCCCAAGCTACCGAAGGAGCAATACCAAACATCGAAGCTTGGATTGCCAAGGTCAATAATTTCTTCTTCATCCTTCCCACCTTCACTTTTACAGCGCAAGCCATTCTTGTTGTTATTTGGAGCTGTTACTTCATCCGGCTAACCGTGTTTTCTTATTCATGTTCATCAAGTTCTTTGAATATGAGGTAGCAACACCACAAAAACACAATTAACATTTCAGCAACCAAAACCTTGTACTTTGCCGAGTGAAGAGCGGCAATCATCTGTCCCTCGTTTCTTTCCCCGTTTTATATCTATTAAATATCTATTCATTTATTTTCAATACATTAAAGAAAAGCAAAGAGAATAAATCGACTATTGAAAATACTAAAAATCTTCGTGTGGCAGTTAGCGTTCCACTGCATTTTTACCGAACAGGGGCGCAATAAGACGTAACAAAACAGCAGAGACGATGCCTAAAAATGCTTTAAATAGCACCAATGACAGTCGTTCAAAAATGCACAATATAAAAACCCATCTATGCTTGATCACAGTTGTGTCATCTAAACTCGCTAAAGTGATTGTTAACTAAGCAGTAAATACACAACTGACTCACTGTGAAGGCCAACTCGTGCCTGCACACTCTTGGCGCGCAAACATATCAATTAAGGGAATGGTTATTTATCTAGCTCGACTTAACCAGCAAGATAAACAAAGGTTTATGCAAAGAATGCGAAGCGTATGTCCGCATAAATCGACTGAATAGGAAATCAATCAATGAATATGTCACAAAAAATGGCGGCAGAATTTTTGGGCACTCTGTGGCTCGTTCTCGGCGGCTGCGGCAGCGCTGTGCTGGCGGCAGCCTTTCCAGAAGTCGGCATAGGCTTACTCGGGGTGGCGTTAGCCTTTGGTTTAACGGTTCTGACCATGGCGTTTGCCATTGGTCATATTTCAGGTTGCCACTTAAACCCCGCGGTATCCTTTGGACTCTGGGCTGGCGGACGTTTTCCGGCATCGGAGTTGCTGCCTTATATCATTGCCCAAGTGGCGGGTAGTATTGTCGGCGCGGGTGTCTTGTACGCAATCGCCTCAGGGCAAGAAGGTTTTAGTCTCGCGGCGGGCTTTGCTTCTAACGGCTTTGGCGAACATTCCCCCGGCGGTTACAGCATGATGTCGGTGTTAATCTGCGAAATCGTGATGACCTTGTTCTTCTTATTGGTGATTTTAGGGGCGACCGATGAGCGTGCACCTAAAGGCTTTGCGCCGATTGCGATTGGTCTGTGTTTAACCCTTATACACTTGATCAGCATTCCCGTATCAAACACCTCGGTCAATCCGGCTCGCAGTACTGGCCCTGCGCTTTTTGTTGGCGATTGGGCCGTATCACAACTGTGGATATTCTGGGTCGCTCCTATCGTAGGTGCCGTTCTCGCCGGTATGATTTACCGTTATTTCAACGCTGCAGAGTAATTCCCCGCTAGCAACAGCGCCTTCGCGGCGCTGTTGTGCTTTTTCAAACCCCGCTCTAATGTTACCATCTTGCCAACTGGTGAGTTTTGCTGTGCTGACGCTATACATGAGTGGCACAACAGGCTTCGCCCTATTCACGCATAAGAGATATTTTCATGAGCAAGACTGTTAAAACCTTTGCAGAAGCCGCTGGCATGACTCCAGAAGGTCGTTACGATTACCTCGTTGAACAAGTTAAACAACACAAAGTGTTATGGACGCTACAGGACCAAGATGGTTGCGTCATGCTGACCACAGAAGATGAAGATTGCATCCCAATGTGGCCAACCGAAGAAGCGGCCGAGTCATGGGCAGTCGATGACTGGAGTGACTGCCAAACCTTAGCGATTCCCTATGATGAATGGCATGAAAGATGGGTGCCTGGCATGGAAGAAGACGATCTGTTCGTTGCCGTATTCCCTGTGCAAGATGACTTAGGTGTGGTCATTCCACCCTATGAATTAGATCAACGTTTAGTCACTAAACAAAGCCACTAATCCATAAGGGCAAACCACAATGTCGCTGAACGAGCAAGAATCCTCTTTGGCAACACAGGCTACGCCGCCCTTTGCTAAAGCCCGTTTACCTAAACGCTTAATTGCCTTGCTGCTACTCTATGTCGCAGCATCGGTAAGCGGCTTAATTGCCAAACAAGGGGTACTTTTCTGCCTGTTAACCCTATTGATGGTGCTCGGGATTATCGGTCGCCAAAAGGCTGGGTTGATTATGTTAAGGGGTTACACCTTAGTGCAATTGGCGCTAGTCAGCATGTTACCTGTGATCCTTTATGATCCTGATAACCTAGTCGCAGGGCCCACCACAGTGCATCTTGGCGAGTGGCAAGAAAAGCTGCCCGACTACGTGATTTTTATCGTGTTGATTGTCTTATCTTTATTGCAGGTGTGGGTGGCATTCGATAAGAAAGTGAAGGCTTGGTTTAAACCTAAGCTTAATCTGAATATTATGAATTAACTCCAAAGCAAGGCGATTACGCCTTGCTTTGCCAATACTAGCAGCACAGGAAAGACCAACAAAAAAGCCGTCATTTCGACGGCTTTTTTATCTTCTATATCAGTTCACTACATTCGTAGAACAAACTTACACAGAGAAACTTGCGCCACAACCACAAGTCGTTGTCGCATTTGGGTTCTTCACAAAGAAACGCGAACCTTCGAGACCAGAAGTGTAATCCACTTCACCGCCAACGAGGTATTGTAAGCTCATGGGATCGACGACCAATTGGACGCCTTGCTTCTCAACGGTGAAGTCGCCTTCGTTGACCTTTTCATCAAAGGTAAAGCCGTACTGAAATCCAGAACAACCACCACCCGTCACATACACACGTAGTTTAAGTGCAGGATTTTGCTCTTCTTCCAACAAGCCTTTTACCTTAGCGGCTGCCGCATCGGTAAATTTGATAGGCATTGCTGCGTCAGCTTGATCAGTCATTACTACCTCTTACATCAGTTTTCTGGGGCAAATTATCCGTTACCTGACTATTTTGTTCAAGTATTACCCGCGGTTCTTTTTCACCCTGTAAAAGCTCAGGGACACTATAGACATGCTCTGTCTGCGAATTTTTGGTCCAGCGGCTCGAAGGCACCACCACTTTGACTTTGACCTGCACCACATTAAACCCTGCAGGCACAGTAACTTTGGTATCTATGACCTGAAAATAGCGAAAATCAAATTCGAGCTTAGAACCCGTGAGTTTGTTCACACTTAACTCAACGGATTTTCCGTCTTGCACACCAATAAGGGTGATTTCGGTACGACCTTGAATAGCCTGCTTACGCTTTTGCAGCTGAGTCAAAATCAACTTGAAATTATACTCGTCTGCCAAGGCACCCGGTGTCATCTCCAAACCGTGGATAGCCACCCCTTCGGCATTGTCATCCGGCGACATAATACTGCGATAAAAGGCTAATTCGTGCTCTAGCTCTTTTTGCTTTTTCATCTGCTGCGCAAACATATCTTGCATTTGCGCATTGGCTTCACGCTCGACAGATAATTCTAAATTGCGGGTCGCGAGTTCCTGGGTTTGCGCCTCAAGTTCGGCGGTAACACGTTGCAGCTTACCGCCGCCAATATGCTTTACGACGGGCTCGTCACTGTTGAGCACAATAAAGCTCACCCAAGCCCCTAACAGAAATGCCACTAAGACTAACGACAATAAATACTTGGTCGATGGACGATACTTTAAATCCATGACTTGCAGCCGATCTAGCCAACGATGATAATTTGGCATTAGGTAACAGCCCCTTATATAAAATACAATCAACTCAAGAACGAGTTCGATACAATACAACTCAGGCCAATGCAGTGCAATTAACGATAAATAAAGCCGCGATTCAAGACGCCATCAGCACAGCTAAAAAGTACTTAACTAACGAGCTGCGCGATCATTTATCCCAAGCCAAGATCAGTGCGCAGTTGTGCTTACTGGCCTTGCTATTCGCCATCTTCGCCTCCTGCGTGATCCTGTTGTTTCGACTCTTGCTCCTGTGGGCGAACCATTACACCCAAATCGAGACGCTGGATTTTACGGGTAACATCGCCGACTGGCGAGCCCTGTTGCCACTTTTTGGTGCCTTGTTGATCTGGATTGTCGCCAAACTCGGCTCCAAACGTTACAGGCGTATGGGGATTGCCTATGTATTACATAGAGTTAAATTGCACTATGGCAAAATTCCACTGCAATCTGCCGCAGGGCAATTTTTTCAAGCCCTGTTTGCCTTAGGCACAAATTTCTCGGTGGGCCGTGAAGGCCCCGCCATTCACCTTGGCGCCGTAAGTGCCAGTGTTTTGGCCGAAAAATTTAATCTTCCCGATAATAGTGTGCGGATAATGTGCGCCAGCGGCATTGCCGCAGGGATTGCCGCCACCTTTAACGCCCCGCTAGCGGCAGTGATTTTTGTACTCGAAGTGATAGTGCGCGAATACAAGGTACATTACTTCTTCCCGATTATGCTGTCCGCCATTTGTGGCGCAGTTTCCAGCCAGCTGGTTTTTGGTAATGTGCACGAGTTTGACCGTATTCAGGTGATCCATATTCCATTAGATCACTATCCCATTTTAGCCTTGGGCGGCATTGCACTCAGCTGCGCCGCCGCCTTCTTCAACTACGCGCTCCTTAAAGTCACCGCCACTGGGCAAAACTGGCCACTGATTTATCGGCTATTACTTGCGGGCAGTATCACTACGCTGATTGGCTTAATCTTGCCACAAGCCCTCGGCACTGGGGATTTGGCCATCAGTGAAGCCATCAGCGAGCACCCTAGTTTATTGCTACTCATCGCCCTGCTTGCAGCCAAGATTATCGCCACCATAGCGGCAATCGGACTTGGGATCCCAGGAGGTTTGATTGGTCCACTCTACGGTATTGGCGCCTTGATCGGTGCCATCTTAGCTTTAGTTAGTGCCATTCTATTCCCTTCGATTGCGCCTTACGTTGGCCTCTATACGGTTATCGGCATGACGGCGATGATGGGGGTTTGCCTCAGTGCGCCGCTCGCCGCCTTAGTGGCGCTACTTGAGATGACCAACGATGCCAGTATCATTCTGCCAGCGATGTTTGTGACCATTCCCGCCTTCTTAATTGCCTATCAAGGTTTTAAAACCAACTCTATTTTCTTCAAGCAGTTAGAGATTATGGGCTTAGGCTATAAAGTCGCCCCGGTGAATCTGGCGCTACAGAAAAAAGGCGTGCGCGCCCTGATGGATAAACGATTTGTTATCGTCAACAACAACGACGAGCTGCTGCTCGAAGTGTTAAAGCGCGCCGAAGGTCGCCCAGTGCTAGTGCGTAACGCCGATGGGGTGATCGAAATGCTCAGCCTTGAGATGCAATCCTACGATGACAACATCACCCTCTCACGCCATCCTATGCAGGGGCTGAGTGACACTAAAACCCTCGATGAGGTGTATAACTTGTTGTCGCCCAAACGCAATGGTGAGGTATTTATCTACCAAGACACCCCAGACAACGTGGTGGGAGTGGTCAGTTGGTCGAACCTACAACAGGAAATTCGCTCCGGCCAAGTCTAAGTTCTGCAAAGATGGGCTTAGATTCACAAAATCCTGTATTAGCTGCCTAAAAAATCCATGGGAGGGCGCGGCGACTATTTCGCTGCCCCTGTGCATCTGTTACAATCGCGCCTCAGCCACCCTACATATACATCAGGGCACAAAGCGCGACATTGCACTTTAACGCCCCCTAGCAATTGGAAAACAGGCTGATGAACCAGTTCGAAGGATCTCATATCCTCTCCGTAAACCAGTTAGATCTTGATTCAATCCAAACTATTTTTAATGTTGCCCATCGTATGATGCCCTATGCACTTCGTGAGAAGCGCACTAAGGTGCTCGAAGGCGCCATTTTAGGTAACCTGTTTTTCGAGCCTAGTACCCGTACCCGCGTGAGTTTTGGCTGTGCCTTTAACTTACTCGGCGGCCATGTGCGTGAAACCACAGGCATGGCCTCTTCGTCCTTATCTAAGGGCGAGTCTCTGTACGATACCGCACGTGTACTCTCGACCTATTCCGATGTGATTGCGATGCGCCACCCCGACTCTTATTCGGTGAAAGAGTTTGCTGAAGGTAGCCGCGTTCCAGTAATCAACGGTGGTGATGGTTCGAACGAGCACCCGACCCAAGCCCTGCTCGATTTGTTCACCATTCAAAAAGAGTTAGGCCATGCTGGCCGCGGTATCGATGGCATGCATATCGCTATGGTCGGCGACTTAAAATTTGGTCGTACCGTGCATTCCCTGTCGCGCCTGTTGTGCATGTATAAGAACATCAGCTTCACACTGATTTCGCCAACTGAATTAGCAATGCCTGACTATGTGATCTCCGACATTGAAAATGCTGGCCATAGCATCAAAATAACAGACCAGCTTGAAGGCCACTTAGATAAAGCCGACATTCTTTATCTGACCCGCATTCAAGAAGAGCGCTTCCCATCCCAGGAAGAAGCGAACAAATACCGCGGAAAATTCCGTTTAAATCGCAGTATTTACACCCAACATTGCAAATCTAACACTGTGATCATGCACCCGCTGCCACGGGATTCGCGTGCGCAAGCTAATGAGTTAGATAATGATTTGAACAGCCATCCTAATCTCGCTATCTTCAGACAGGCGGACAATGGACTGCTAATTCGTATGGCACTGTTTGCATTGACACTCGGCGTAGACTCGCAGCTCGAAAAATACGAGTGTCCCGTTAATTGGTATTCACGTAAAGCCGATCGCTAATCGGCTACTTACTTTAAGGACTTAACATGACCCGTTCCGAAGCGCTATTTGAACAGGCTAAAAAAACCATCCCCGGCGGTGTTAACTCTCCGGTTCGTGCATTTAACGGTGTAGGTGGTTCGCCGCTGTTTATTGAAAAAGCTGATGGCGCTTATATTTACGATGCCGATGGTAAAGCTTATATCGACTATGTTGGCTCTTGGGGCCCGATGATTTTAGGCCACAACCATCCGAAGATCCGTGAAGCCGTATTAGCTGCGGTGCACAATGGTCTGTCTTTTGGTGCACCAACCGAGCTTGAAGTGCAAATGGCTGAGAAAGTCATCGCCATGGTGCCTTCTATCGAACAAGTACGTATGGTGAGTTCAGGCACTGAAGCCACCATGAGTGCAATTCGTTTAGCGCGCGGTTTTACCAATCGTGACAAGATCTTAAAGTTTGAAGGTTGCTACCACGGTCACGCAGACTGCCTATTAGTTAAAGCAGGTTCTGGTGCTTTGACCTTAGGCCAACCAAGCTCTCCTGGTATTCCTGAAGATTTCGCCAAGCACACCTTAACCGCTGTGTATAACGATCTCGATTCAGTTCGTAGCCTGTTCGAGCAATATCCGACTGAAATCTCTTGTATCATCATCGAGCCTGTCGCAGGCAACATGAACTGTATCCCGCCTATCCCAGGCTTCCTCGAAGGTCTGCGTGCTATGTGTGATGAGTTTGGTGCGCTGCTCATTATCGACGAAGTGATGACAGGTTTCCGTGTATCAAGAAGTGGTGCTCAAGGCCACTATGGCGTTACTCCTGACTTAACCACACTGGGTAAAGTGATTGGCGGCGGCATGCCTGTAGGTGCATTTGGCGGTCGTAAAGAAGTAATGCAGTTCATCGCTCCAACGGGTCCTGTGTACCAAGCGGGTACCCTGTCTGGTAACCCCATTGCGATGTCAGCGGGTCTAGCGCAAATGGAAGCCCTGTGTGAAAAAGGTCTGTACGAAGCGCTAAGCGCGAAAACCAAACGTATCGCCGAAGGCTTTAAAGCAGCGGCCGATAAACACGGTATTCCAATGGCCATCAACTATGTCGGTGGCATGTTCGGCTTCTTCTTTACCGAGCAAGAGCAGATCACGCGCTTCGACCAAGTGACTAAGTGCAATATCGAACACTTCCGCACTTTCTATCACGGCATGTTAGATGAAGGTGTTTACTTAGCACCGAGCGCCTATGAAGCAGGCTTCCTGTCGATGGCCCATGGCGAAGAAGAACTGCGCCTCACGCTAGAAGCAGCGGACCGTGTATTAGGTCGTATGAAAGCGGCAATGTAAGCGATAGCTAAAAACACTAAGGGACGCATTTGCGTCCCTTTTTATTGCTTGGCGTTTGAACAGGCTATTGCGTGAGCCTTGACTCCATCAATAGCTATCGGATCGTTTCGAGCCTAAAGCGGATTTAAATACCACCGCCGCGACTAAGACCTGTAAAGTCAAAGTGATATGGTCAACCATCAGGCTAGGATTATGTAATATTCCTAATGCGATCAGCTGCTTGCCACTATATGTTAACCACACTAATGAGCCTAATAACATCAGACTGCGGAGCACAAATGTCATTTTGCGTTATCCTTAAGATACAACATCCAGTGTCTTAACTACTAAAGTGGCACAAGATACAGCTCACTTTCTATCCAGTCAATATTTTGACTTGGTCATTTTTGTGACACAGCTAAAGAATCCCGCACTCAGCACCGTAAACAGCACAAAATCCGATCCTTCGCCTCTGTGACTGCATTTTCGTGCAATATTTCCTTCATAAAGAAAAATTAATTGCGGGATCGGCAAAATAACTGCTTAGACTTTAATCGTAGATCTTACTTTACAGTCCTTTGGCAATCTCAACTAAACAAGATAAAAAACTACACATTAAAAACTAAATAGTGTTTAACGCTAAAACACAACCATTTTCACTGAGACCAATATCACAAAATGACGCAAAACCGAGTTACAGCTAACAGTTGCGTTATTCACCCCATTATGTTCTGATCCGCACGCATTAACACGGCAAGCTTAATTTAGCCTTGATAATGCCACTCAATAGCTCGCCTTTGGCTTGCCACGACATTAAAACAGCAGTTGGAATTGCAGTTATGTTATATACCTTTCTGATCATACTGGCGGTGCTTGCATTGCTCAGTATTATTTTCGAAGAAGTCACCCACCTTAATAAAGCAAAAACCACCTTATTCTTTGGCTGTATTTCCTGGGTAGCACTGTTTATGGCTGCCGGAGACGCCAACCATGAGAAATTGGTTGCCCATCAACTCAATGAAAACTTGCTCGAAATTGCCACCCTGTGGCTGTTTTTGATGTCGACAATGACCTTTGTGGCCTATCTTAACGCCAAAGGTATGATCCAAATCATGGTGCAGAAGCTGTTCCCGCAGAAGGTTTCTGTACGTTTGTTAATGATCCAAGTGGCCTTATTCGCGCTTATCCTGTCGGCTTTCTGTGATAACGTCACCGCGACCTTAGTATCTTTAGGCTTGTTAACGACCTTTAAGCTCGAAAAGCAAATGCGCCGCAGAATGGCGGTGTTGATTATTTTCGCCGTGAACTCTGGCGGTGTCGCCCTGATCACCGGTGACGTTACCACCCTGATGATCTTCTTAGGCGGCCACGTACACATCTCCGAACTGTTAATGCTGTTTATCCCATCAGCCGTGAGTGTGATTTTACTGGCAACGCTGTTCTCATTGAAGGCTGAAGGCGTGGTGTCCACCACCCCAATTAAGCACAGCTATCAAACCGTGGATCTGCTAATTGCCTTAGTGTTCTTCTGCACGATTCTGATGACCATGCTGCTGAACATTCTCTTCGGTATTCCACCAGTACTGACCTTCCTAACCGGTCTGTCGATTATGTTCCTTATCGGCCACACCACCCGCAGTGATAAAGAAGAAATCAAGATCCTCGAATATATTCGCCAAGTCGAATACGATACCCTGTTGTTCTTCCTAGGGATTTTACTGCTGGTTGGTATGCTTAAAGAAATCGGCACCTTAGATATGCTGACCGAAGCTTACAGCCTGTTTAATCCAAACATCTCTAACTTCGTTACAGGTATGGGTTCAGCCCTTATCGATAACGTGCCATTGACGGCTGCGCTGCTTAAAGCAGAGCCAGTACTCAACACCCCAGAATGGTTAGGCTTAACCTACAGTGTGGGCGTGGGTGGTTCACTATTAGTGATTGGTTCGGCTGCGGGTATCGTCGCCATGAGCAAAGTAAAAGAGCTGACTTTCGTAAGCTACCTGAAATATGTGCCAGCCCTGTTCCTATGCTATAGCGTGGGTTACGCCCTGACCTTATTCTTGGCTTACAACTTCTTCGCTTAAGTTTTGATTTTAAGCGATAAAAAAGGCGCCTATCGGCGCCTTTTTTGTTTGTAATATAACAAGTTAAATCGCAGGCACCCTAAACTGCGTGCCTTGAATTTCGAGCACTACATCCCGCGGGCGAATCGCAATAATCTTTAACTTGCCCCCTATCTGGTCGCCTTCCTGTAACTCTGCGCCATCAACATTCAACCAACGCTGACTCGCATCCGTCGAATAAACGTGGGCAACAATATTAAATTCAGGAACTTGAAGCTGTAACCCTGCGGGCAGTTGCCCATATTTAGGAATATCGTCGTTTTCGACCTTAGGAATAGGATCAAGCTTGGGCTCTGTTACCGGCGTCTTAGCCGCTTTCACATATTCCACATCCTTGAGCGCATCCTGAAAATTCGCGACTAACTCATCTTCTTTGCGGCTCTGCGCCGTTTCTAAGCCCACATCGGCCGCCGCTGCATTAACTTGCTCACGCAGTGCCTCGAGTGTCGCTAAGCCCTGACGATTAGCATTAGCGCCCAGCATAATAGGCTCTGACTCGCTCGTATCCTGTGGCGCAACGTTTTCGACAGAGGGTTGCTGCCTTCTAGTCGTTTCATCTAAGGCGGCAGACGTCGCCAGATAGTCATCGTAGCTCGGATCCGCGCTGGCTGAAGCGGATGCCGTAGCAGCCGGAGTCGAACTCATGTTGGGGTTCTGATAAGACTGCACGTTTGCTGGCGCTTCATTTAATACCTGCTCCCTTGGCAGTGCCACTTTGCCCGCTAATCGAAACCCTGATGATTCTGCTGAGGTTTGCCCTGCTCCACCAGTTTGCAACGCAGCGTTAGTAACGGCACCTGATGAGGCGCGAACACCTTCGGCAGATTGCTGCACGGCGGAGCCTGTCTGCGGCGTGTTTTCAACCTTTCTATCAGCCATGCTTGGATTGATACTACTGCTAGGCGCCGCATTTACTATCGGCATCGCATTTTGCTGTTGCCAATTCGCCACGCCCCACGCCACACCCACCCCCA comes from the Shewanella mangrovisoli genome and includes:
- a CDS encoding aspartate carbamoyltransferase; the protein is MNQFEGSHILSVNQLDLDSIQTIFNVAHRMMPYALREKRTKVLEGAILGNLFFEPSTRTRVSFGCAFNLLGGHVRETTGMASSSLSKGESLYDTARVLSTYSDVIAMRHPDSYSVKEFAEGSRVPVINGGDGSNEHPTQALLDLFTIQKELGHAGRGIDGMHIAMVGDLKFGRTVHSLSRLLCMYKNISFTLISPTELAMPDYVISDIENAGHSIKITDQLEGHLDKADILYLTRIQEERFPSQEEANKYRGKFRLNRSIYTQHCKSNTVIMHPLPRDSRAQANELDNDLNSHPNLAIFRQADNGLLIRMALFALTLGVDSQLEKYECPVNWYSRKADR
- the hemL gene encoding glutamate-1-semialdehyde 2,1-aminomutase; its protein translation is MTRSEALFEQAKKTIPGGVNSPVRAFNGVGGSPLFIEKADGAYIYDADGKAYIDYVGSWGPMILGHNHPKIREAVLAAVHNGLSFGAPTELEVQMAEKVIAMVPSIEQVRMVSSGTEATMSAIRLARGFTNRDKILKFEGCYHGHADCLLVKAGSGALTLGQPSSPGIPEDFAKHTLTAVYNDLDSVRSLFEQYPTEISCIIIEPVAGNMNCIPPIPGFLEGLRAMCDEFGALLIIDEVMTGFRVSRSGAQGHYGVTPDLTTLGKVIGGGMPVGAFGGRKEVMQFIAPTGPVYQAGTLSGNPIAMSAGLAQMEALCEKGLYEALSAKTKRIAEGFKAAADKHGIPMAINYVGGMFGFFFTEQEQITRFDQVTKCNIEHFRTFYHGMLDEGVYLAPSAYEAGFLSMAHGEEELRLTLEAADRVLGRMKAAM
- the nhaD gene encoding sodium:proton antiporter NhaD, which produces MLYTFLIILAVLALLSIIFEEVTHLNKAKTTLFFGCISWVALFMAAGDANHEKLVAHQLNENLLEIATLWLFLMSTMTFVAYLNAKGMIQIMVQKLFPQKVSVRLLMIQVALFALILSAFCDNVTATLVSLGLLTTFKLEKQMRRRMAVLIIFAVNSGGVALITGDVTTLMIFLGGHVHISELLMLFIPSAVSVILLATLFSLKAEGVVSTTPIKHSYQTVDLLIALVFFCTILMTMLLNILFGIPPVLTFLTGLSIMFLIGHTTRSDKEEIKILEYIRQVEYDTLLFFLGILLLVGMLKEIGTLDMLTEAYSLFNPNISNFVTGMGSALIDNVPLTAALLKAEPVLNTPEWLGLTYSVGVGGSLLVIGSAAGIVAMSKVKELTFVSYLKYVPALFLCYSVGYALTLFLAYNFFA
- a CDS encoding general secretion pathway protein GspB — encoded protein: MSILLDAVTRNKQQQTSPLPDAVLTPRASYPTARKPAFPVAKLSLLAVAVALGVGVAWGVANWQQQNAMPIVNAAPSSSINPSMADRKVENTPQTGSAVQQSAEGVRASSGAVTNAALQTGGAGQTSAESSGFRLAGKVALPREQVLNEAPANVQSYQNPNMSSTPAATASASASADPSYDDYLATSAALDETTRRQQPSVENVAPQDTSESEPIMLGANANRQGLATLEALREQVNAAAADVGLETAQSRKEDELVANFQDALKDVEYVKAAKTPVTEPKLDPIPKVENDDIPKYGQLPAGLQLQVPEFNIVAHVYSTDASQRWLNVDGAELQEGDQIGGKLKIIAIRPRDVVLEIQGTQFRVPAI